In one Brevibacillus composti genomic region, the following are encoded:
- the resA gene encoding thiol-disulfide oxidoreductase ResA: protein MNKNNRTYIRVAILGVLLAALVFAVYSSFVKDPHAVKVGKEAPNFSLEQLNGPPIALSDLRGKGVVLNFWGSWCEPCKKEMPDLQQQYEAYKDKGLVVIGINIGESPVAVEPFVKQFGLTFPILLDRQSQITKLYRIGPIPSTYFIDADGKVKEIFIGPLNENSISEKVANILPK from the coding sequence ATGAACAAAAACAACCGTACATACATCAGGGTGGCGATCCTGGGTGTTTTGCTGGCGGCGCTTGTCTTTGCCGTCTATTCCAGTTTTGTGAAGGATCCTCATGCGGTAAAAGTCGGTAAGGAAGCCCCCAACTTCAGTCTGGAGCAGTTGAACGGCCCGCCGATCGCGTTGTCGGACTTGCGGGGCAAAGGCGTGGTGCTCAATTTCTGGGGCAGCTGGTGCGAGCCGTGTAAAAAAGAGATGCCCGATCTGCAGCAGCAGTATGAAGCCTACAAGGATAAAGGTCTGGTGGTCATCGGGATCAATATTGGCGAATCCCCGGTAGCGGTGGAGCCGTTTGTCAAGCAATTCGGACTGACATTTCCAATTCTCTTGGACAGACAGTCCCAAATCACCAAGCTCTATCGAATTGGGCCCATCCCCAGCACGTATTTCATCGATGCGGACGGGAAGGTAAAGGAGATTTTTATCGGGCCGCTTAACGAAAATTCGATTTCAGAAAAAGTGGCAAATATCTTGCCTAAGTGA
- a CDS encoding pseudouridine synthase: protein MERLQKVLANAGVASRRHCEELILQGKVQVNGQVVKELGTKVDPDTDKIKVNGKLIHMERKIYVLLHKPTGYITSVSDPRGRPVVVDLLRGIKERVYPVGRLDYDTSGLLLLTNDGELAHMLAHPSYEMDKVYRAWVKGVPSREKISQLASGVKLEDGMTAPGQARLLKAAPANDRALLELVIHEGRNRQVRRMCEAIGHPVIKLERTQVGFLTLEGLEPGQYRPLTTAEIERLRRGLTKGRKK from the coding sequence ATGGAACGGTTGCAGAAGGTACTGGCTAACGCAGGAGTTGCCTCCAGACGGCATTGCGAGGAACTGATCCTTCAGGGCAAGGTGCAGGTAAATGGTCAAGTGGTAAAAGAACTGGGGACGAAAGTCGATCCAGACACGGACAAAATCAAGGTAAACGGCAAGTTGATTCATATGGAGAGAAAAATATACGTCTTGCTGCACAAGCCGACGGGCTACATCACCAGCGTCTCCGATCCGCGGGGCAGACCTGTCGTCGTCGATCTCCTGCGAGGGATCAAAGAGAGAGTATACCCTGTCGGCCGGCTCGATTACGATACGTCCGGGCTGCTGCTTTTGACCAATGACGGAGAATTGGCGCATATGCTGGCCCATCCGTCCTATGAGATGGACAAGGTCTACCGGGCTTGGGTAAAAGGCGTTCCGTCGCGGGAAAAGATCAGCCAACTCGCCAGCGGAGTCAAGCTGGAGGACGGGATGACCGCTCCCGGACAGGCCAGACTGCTCAAGGCAGCTCCGGCCAATGACCGCGCTTTGCTGGAGCTGGTGATTCACGAGGGACGAAATCGCCAGGTTCGCCGCATGTGCGAAGCGATCGGACATCCGGTAATCAAGCTGGAGCGTACGCAGGTGGGCTTTTTGACATTGGAGGGGCTGGAGCCCGGCCAGTACAGGCCCTTGACGACCGCGGAGATCGAGCGGCTGCGGCGCGGATTGACCAAAGGCCGCAAAAAATGA
- a CDS encoding spore maturation protein, translating to MYQWVSLLSLWAIPVMIAFILVYGWSRRVPVYETFVEGAKGGLVTTIRILPHLVAMMVAVTMFRESGALGWLLSLLAPLLAVFHIPEEIVPLALLRPITGTGSLAVATDMIAQYGPDSFLGRLAATMQGSTDTTLYVLTVYFGAVGIRNSSYALRVGLWSDLAGVIFSLLIVSYVFS from the coding sequence ATGTATCAATGGGTTTCCCTGCTCTCCCTATGGGCCATTCCGGTGATGATCGCCTTCATCTTGGTTTACGGCTGGAGCCGCCGTGTACCCGTTTATGAGACCTTTGTCGAAGGAGCAAAAGGCGGACTTGTGACGACGATCCGGATATTGCCCCATCTGGTTGCGATGATGGTGGCCGTGACGATGTTTCGCGAGTCAGGAGCGCTGGGCTGGCTGCTCTCTCTGTTGGCGCCGCTTCTCGCGGTGTTTCATATCCCGGAGGAAATCGTCCCGCTCGCGCTCCTGCGGCCGATTACCGGCACGGGATCGCTGGCCGTCGCAACCGATATGATTGCCCAGTACGGGCCGGATTCCTTTTTGGGGAGACTGGCTGCTACCATGCAGGGCAGCACGGATACGACGCTGTATGTGTTGACGGTCTACTTCGGAGCGGTGGGAATTCGCAATTCCTCGTACGCGCTCCGCGTAGGGCTGTGGTCCGATCTGGCCGGAGTCATTTTTTCTTTGCTGATCGTATCCTATGTGTTTTCGTAA
- a CDS encoding nucleoside recognition domain-containing protein, translating into MLNVIWLALIVISIVVAAFTGRIEAVNQAAFEGAKTGVTVCFGLLSVLAFWMGMMKIAEKAGLMEGLARLLSPIIGRLFPDVPKGHPALGYILSNMSANLLGLGNAATPMGLKAMEELQKLNPDKQKATPAMCTLLAINTAGITLIPTTMIAIRMQYGSANPVDIVGTTLLASFGATLVALILDRLYRARHDRKTR; encoded by the coding sequence GTGCTTAATGTCATCTGGCTCGCGCTGATCGTGATCAGCATCGTGGTCGCCGCCTTCACAGGACGGATCGAAGCGGTAAATCAGGCAGCTTTTGAAGGAGCCAAGACAGGGGTGACCGTATGCTTTGGCTTGCTCAGTGTGCTTGCCTTTTGGATGGGTATGATGAAGATCGCGGAAAAGGCCGGGCTCATGGAAGGACTGGCCCGCTTGCTTTCGCCGATCATCGGACGGCTGTTTCCCGACGTCCCCAAAGGCCATCCGGCGTTGGGCTACATTCTCTCTAACATGAGCGCCAACCTCCTCGGGCTGGGCAATGCGGCCACGCCGATGGGGCTGAAGGCGATGGAGGAGCTGCAAAAGCTGAATCCTGACAAGCAAAAAGCGACACCGGCGATGTGTACCCTGCTTGCGATCAATACGGCCGGCATTACCTTAATTCCGACGACGATGATCGCGATTCGGATGCAGTACGGCTCCGCCAATCCGGTGGACATCGTCGGGACGACCCTGCTCGCCTCCTTTGGCGCCACACTCGTCGCACTGATACTCGACCGTCTGTACCGTGCCCGTCATGATCGCAAAACTAGATAG
- a CDS encoding D-alanyl-D-alanine carboxypeptidase family protein, whose translation MNVRKVLSVVLVVFLFFPLLIPPAGTVSAAAAAPGISAEAAALIDVASGRILYSKNGSKKMRIASLTKTMTAIVAIENGRMEEVVRVPKEAVGVEGSSIYLKEGEKLTLEELLYGLMLRSGNDAAVAVAHHVGGSVPGFVYLMNEKAAMLGMAHTHFTNPHGLDDSNMHYSTAEDMAKLSAYALKNPLFRQIVSTKVKNISWEGEAYDRRLQNKNKLLHLYQGADGVKTGYTKLAKRCLASSATRDGRQLATITLNAPDDWNDSMALMDWGFQQFSPVTLVKKGEAIETVQSPRGDVLKLAAMNDWVYPLRKGEDGQIRKEVILQEKRITQELAGSHVGFLRITLGERVIGKVPITVQDDTPTMASKGEPRSFWQRIWEIMAGGMWSA comes from the coding sequence ATGAACGTACGGAAAGTTCTGTCCGTCGTGCTCGTCGTTTTTCTTTTTTTTCCGCTGCTGATTCCACCAGCGGGAACCGTCTCTGCCGCAGCCGCAGCCCCCGGAATCTCTGCGGAAGCTGCAGCGCTGATCGACGTAGCCAGCGGACGTATCCTGTATTCCAAAAATGGTTCAAAGAAAATGCGAATCGCCAGTTTGACCAAGACGATGACCGCCATCGTGGCCATCGAAAACGGCCGGATGGAGGAGGTCGTCCGCGTCCCGAAGGAAGCTGTCGGCGTAGAGGGATCCTCGATTTATTTGAAAGAGGGGGAAAAGCTGACGCTGGAAGAACTGCTCTACGGACTGATGCTCCGCTCCGGAAATGATGCAGCGGTGGCCGTCGCCCATCATGTGGGGGGATCGGTTCCCGGCTTTGTCTACCTGATGAACGAAAAAGCGGCGATGCTGGGGATGGCCCATACCCACTTCACCAATCCGCATGGGCTGGATGACAGCAATATGCACTATTCTACCGCAGAAGACATGGCCAAGTTGTCTGCGTATGCCTTAAAAAATCCGCTGTTCCGGCAGATTGTTTCCACCAAAGTAAAAAACATCTCCTGGGAGGGAGAAGCGTACGATCGAAGACTGCAAAACAAAAACAAGCTGCTCCACCTGTATCAAGGCGCGGACGGCGTAAAAACCGGGTACACCAAGCTGGCCAAGAGATGTCTGGCTTCTTCCGCGACCCGGGACGGACGGCAGCTGGCCACGATTACGCTGAATGCGCCGGACGACTGGAATGATTCGATGGCGCTGATGGACTGGGGCTTTCAACAATTTTCCCCGGTCACCCTCGTGAAAAAGGGGGAGGCGATCGAAACCGTGCAGTCGCCCAGAGGCGATGTACTCAAACTGGCGGCGATGAACGATTGGGTCTATCCGCTCCGCAAAGGGGAGGACGGACAGATCAGGAAAGAAGTGATCCTGCAGGAGAAGCGAATCACGCAGGAGCTGGCGGGAAGCCATGTCGGATTCTTGCGCATCACCTTGGGAGAGCGGGTGATCGGAAAGGTGCCGATCACCGTTCAAGACGATACGCCCACGATGGCAAGCAAAGGAGAGCCTCGTTCCTTCTGGCAGCGGATTTGGGAGATCATGGCAGGGGGGATGTGGAGTGCTTAA
- the scpB gene encoding SMC-Scp complex subunit ScpB, whose amino-acid sequence MDYDKLKGVIEGLLFISGDEGIDAKQISEILEIPEDEVVDLIEDMKADFRRAGRGVQIVEVAKAYQLTTLPEHVPYFERLATSPSQSTLSQAALETLAIIAYRQPITRSEIEEIRGVKCEKALNTLLSKLLIREAGRAEGVGRPILYATTKEFLEHFGLRELSDLPEPPVNLNIEEARAEAAALFGSTEPPEND is encoded by the coding sequence ATGGATTACGACAAGCTGAAAGGCGTCATCGAAGGCTTGCTGTTTATCTCCGGCGATGAGGGCATCGACGCCAAGCAAATCAGTGAGATTCTGGAGATCCCCGAAGACGAGGTCGTCGATTTGATCGAGGATATGAAAGCGGATTTTCGCCGTGCCGGCAGGGGAGTGCAGATCGTAGAGGTGGCAAAAGCCTATCAGCTGACCACGCTCCCGGAGCACGTCCCTTATTTTGAGCGGCTCGCGACCTCGCCCAGCCAATCGACGCTGTCCCAGGCCGCCTTGGAGACGCTAGCGATTATCGCCTACCGTCAGCCCATCACGCGCTCGGAGATTGAGGAGATACGCGGGGTCAAGTGCGAAAAGGCGTTGAACACGCTGCTCTCCAAATTGTTGATTCGAGAGGCGGGCAGAGCGGAGGGCGTGGGGCGGCCGATCCTGTATGCGACCACAAAAGAATTTTTGGAGCATTTCGGCTTGCGAGAACTGAGCGACTTGCCGGAGCCTCCCGTCAATCTCAACATTGAGGAAGCACGGGCAGAAGCGGCGGCTCTCTTTGGCAGCACAGAGCCACCTGAAAACGACTAG
- a CDS encoding segregation/condensation protein A — translation MSYSIKLDSFEGPLDLLLHLIDKAEVDIYDIPIAEITEQYLATIDTMQELQLDVASEFVVMAATLLSIKSKLLLPRKEEQVFQTHLDMDVEEVDPREELIQRLLEYKRYKMLAETLREMEIGRNQVFTRPAENLAPYVREEENTVKDVSLYDLLHALEKLVKRVSQTDPVAKVSRDEISIKERMGEIRQLVKAGGGMVRFFQLFSENPTRTEIVTTFLALLELMKSKQVTCVQNKLFHDIMICESSEKGALG, via the coding sequence GTGTCGTACAGCATCAAACTGGATTCCTTTGAAGGGCCGCTTGACCTCCTCCTGCATCTGATCGACAAGGCGGAAGTGGATATATACGACATCCCCATCGCGGAGATCACCGAGCAGTACCTGGCCACCATCGACACGATGCAAGAGCTGCAGCTCGACGTCGCCAGCGAATTCGTCGTAATGGCGGCGACGCTCTTGTCGATCAAGAGCAAGCTGCTGTTGCCGCGAAAAGAAGAGCAGGTCTTTCAAACGCATTTGGATATGGACGTCGAAGAAGTGGATCCGCGGGAAGAGCTGATTCAGCGACTGCTGGAGTACAAGCGCTACAAGATGCTGGCGGAAACCTTGCGGGAGATGGAAATCGGACGCAACCAGGTATTCACGCGCCCGGCGGAAAATCTCGCTCCTTATGTGCGCGAGGAAGAAAATACCGTGAAAGACGTCTCCTTGTACGACCTGCTCCATGCGCTGGAAAAGCTGGTCAAACGGGTCTCGCAGACAGATCCGGTGGCAAAGGTATCGAGAGATGAAATCTCGATCAAGGAGCGCATGGGGGAGATTCGCCAGCTGGTGAAAGCCGGCGGGGGAATGGTCCGATTCTTTCAACTGTTTTCGGAAAACCCGACGCGGACGGAGATCGTCACGACCTTCCTGGCACTCTTGGAACTGATGAAGTCCAAGCAGGTTACCTGTGTGCAAAACAAGCTGTTTCATGACATCATGATCTGTGAAAGTTCAGAGAAAGGGGCCCTTGGTTGA
- a CDS encoding site-2 protease family protein: protein MDFGNLFHFEWETVPFRLIAFVIAFTLHEWAHAFVAWKLGDDTARQMGRLTLNPVPHIDPFGLILILFGPFGWAKPVPFNPVNFRGNKRLGIVYVAAAGPLVNFILAVVFMVIYVVVMKSGVLLDMSDKMSLAIRLTLANCVVINCALFVFNLLPIHPLDGSKIVRFLSPRRWDSFFYKWEIYGPWLLLLLIFLPAIRGLILGVPLELAITSVEEIAFSILALF, encoded by the coding sequence ATGGACTTTGGGAATTTGTTTCACTTTGAATGGGAGACCGTGCCCTTTCGCCTGATCGCATTTGTGATCGCCTTTACCTTGCATGAATGGGCACATGCCTTTGTCGCCTGGAAACTCGGGGACGACACCGCGAGACAAATGGGGCGGCTTACGCTAAACCCTGTTCCGCACATCGATCCCTTCGGATTGATACTGATCTTGTTCGGTCCGTTTGGCTGGGCCAAGCCCGTACCGTTCAATCCAGTCAACTTTCGCGGCAACAAGCGGTTGGGGATCGTCTACGTAGCAGCGGCGGGACCGCTCGTGAACTTTATTTTGGCCGTCGTTTTCATGGTCATTTACGTCGTGGTGATGAAATCCGGTGTTCTGCTGGACATGAGCGACAAAATGAGCCTTGCCATCCGTTTGACGCTCGCCAACTGTGTGGTCATCAACTGTGCGCTGTTCGTGTTTAACCTGCTGCCGATCCACCCGCTCGACGGGTCCAAAATCGTCCGGTTTTTATCGCCGCGCCGGTGGGACAGCTTCTTTTACAAATGGGAGATTTACGGCCCATGGCTGTTGCTGCTGTTAATCTTCTTGCCTGCAATCAGGGGGCTCATCCTGGGAGTTCCGCTGGAATTAGCCATCACGAGCGTGGAAGAGATTGCTTTTTCAATATTAGCGCTGTTCTAG
- a CDS encoding peptidylprolyl isomerase — MSKYATIELENGGTVKLELFENEAPGTVGNFEKLIKEGYYNGLTFHRVIPGFVAQGGCPYGTGTGGPGYTIKCETAGNPHKHVRGALSMAHAGKDTGGSQFFICYDAFPHLDGVHTVFGQVVEGMEHVDKIKQGDKMKEVKISE; from the coding sequence ATGAGCAAATACGCTACGATTGAACTGGAAAATGGCGGTACCGTCAAGCTGGAGCTGTTTGAAAACGAAGCGCCGGGCACGGTAGGCAACTTTGAAAAACTGATCAAAGAAGGCTATTACAACGGTTTGACGTTCCACCGCGTGATCCCTGGCTTCGTCGCGCAAGGCGGCTGCCCATACGGCACGGGAACCGGCGGTCCTGGCTACACCATTAAATGCGAAACCGCGGGCAACCCGCATAAGCACGTTCGCGGCGCTCTTTCCATGGCCCATGCCGGAAAAGATACAGGCGGCAGCCAATTCTTCATCTGCTACGATGCGTTCCCACATCTGGACGGCGTGCATACCGTTTTTGGACAAGTCGTCGAGGGCATGGAGCATGTGGACAAAATCAAACAAGGCGACAAAATGAAAGAAGTAAAAATCTCCGAATAA
- a CDS encoding GGDEF domain-containing protein: MWSNWAKGLRRRFSIFSLDGRSTVTSLIGQEVRGGATVVLFYADIVRMTEIENRYGDMIAKRVLHIFERILPGVCRDVLEIKGRVLAIQRMWGDDFAIYVSFPRGTYEEECRLLSISFQEQTEMQLNRQVSFVNREDLHVHIGYSIFPGQDVVKEMYTSVKHAVHMAKYGITSEKYTYVTQYHRLLQQEEIHMHFMPIVDLRDGNPLGWEALARGPENTPFFSPSMLFEYAEETDTVFRLEHICRKRALEYLRYLRPEQKLFINLDPRAIDDPYLLRGELLKVLEQTGLNPHNVVLEITERHAITNYTVFRKIIEEYRKKGYLVAVDDAGAGYSSLESITEIYPDFIKLDMSLIRNIDVDPIKQALLETFVQFAEKVKCKIIAEGIETERELETLMELGVSFGQGYYLGRPAKGLTQIPGKAMNFLRGIQEKIMKTNRDPFLFAPGITDVLTKTICVEKQAKVREVHQIFEQNKRIESVIVLEAGKPIGLVMRFQLYQVLGGQYGIALYYERPVWQIMNTNPLTAKKDDLIDEVAKRAMARDSYHLYDVVIITGDEGEYLGIITVQSLLDKMASIKLEMATLANPLTGLPGNIQIERELHARIKRREQQVVIYCDLDRFKWFNDQYGFEVGDQIIVRTAKLLHEAVQRYGNPSDFLGHIGGDDFIVITTPECANAMTTFIIHVFSSYFIDIYQKRNISDGAALSMSMAGVMLVNGRFSGVEDLAQQAACLKGVAKNMPGTVFVSDRIEEQTELAEGMAPGM; encoded by the coding sequence ATGTGGTCGAATTGGGCAAAGGGGCTCCGACGACGTTTCTCTATCTTTTCGCTGGACGGCCGCAGTACCGTCACGTCACTGATTGGGCAGGAGGTTCGCGGAGGCGCGACGGTCGTCCTGTTTTATGCGGACATCGTGCGGATGACCGAGATCGAAAATCGTTACGGAGATATGATAGCGAAAAGAGTGCTCCACATCTTTGAGAGGATTCTGCCTGGTGTCTGTCGAGATGTTCTGGAGATAAAAGGGCGGGTTCTGGCGATTCAGAGAATGTGGGGCGATGATTTTGCAATTTATGTATCATTTCCTCGCGGCACATACGAGGAAGAATGCCGTTTGCTTTCCATCAGTTTTCAGGAACAGACGGAAATGCAGTTAAATCGCCAAGTCAGCTTTGTCAACCGAGAGGATTTGCACGTCCATATCGGCTATTCGATTTTTCCCGGTCAGGACGTGGTCAAGGAAATGTATACGTCTGTCAAGCATGCCGTGCATATGGCCAAATACGGCATCACTTCTGAAAAATATACCTATGTGACACAATATCATCGTCTTTTGCAGCAAGAAGAGATTCACATGCATTTTATGCCGATCGTCGATTTGCGGGATGGCAATCCGCTCGGCTGGGAGGCGCTCGCCCGGGGACCGGAAAACACGCCGTTTTTCTCGCCATCCATGCTATTCGAGTACGCGGAAGAGACGGATACCGTCTTTCGTCTGGAGCATATCTGCCGGAAGCGGGCCCTGGAGTATTTGCGCTATCTCAGGCCGGAACAGAAGCTGTTTATTAACCTCGATCCCCGCGCGATCGACGATCCGTATCTCTTGCGCGGCGAATTGCTGAAAGTTCTGGAGCAAACCGGGCTTAATCCCCATAATGTGGTGCTGGAAATTACCGAGCGACACGCGATTACGAACTACACAGTTTTTCGCAAGATCATCGAAGAATACCGGAAAAAGGGGTATCTGGTCGCGGTCGATGATGCCGGGGCAGGGTATTCCAGTTTGGAATCGATTACGGAGATCTATCCTGACTTTATCAAGCTGGACATGTCGCTGATTCGCAACATCGACGTAGATCCGATCAAACAGGCCTTGTTGGAGACGTTTGTCCAATTTGCCGAGAAAGTGAAATGCAAGATCATTGCCGAAGGAATCGAGACGGAGAGAGAACTCGAAACCTTGATGGAGCTGGGCGTCTCCTTTGGCCAGGGCTATTATTTGGGCCGGCCGGCAAAGGGCCTGACCCAAATCCCCGGCAAGGCGATGAATTTCCTCCGCGGCATCCAGGAGAAGATCATGAAGACAAACAGAGACCCCTTTCTGTTTGCTCCCGGCATCACCGATGTCCTGACCAAGACGATCTGTGTGGAAAAGCAGGCAAAGGTTCGGGAGGTTCACCAGATTTTCGAACAGAACAAACGAATCGAAAGCGTGATTGTGCTGGAGGCTGGCAAACCGATCGGACTTGTCATGCGCTTTCAGCTCTATCAGGTGCTGGGCGGACAGTACGGGATCGCACTCTATTACGAGCGTCCGGTCTGGCAGATCATGAACACCAATCCGCTGACGGCCAAGAAGGACGATCTAATCGATGAAGTAGCGAAGCGAGCCATGGCCCGAGACTCCTACCATCTCTACGATGTCGTGATTATTACGGGGGATGAGGGGGAGTATCTCGGCATTATCACCGTACAGAGTCTGCTGGACAAGATGGCCTCGATTAAGTTGGAGATGGCGACGCTGGCCAATCCGCTCACCGGCCTTCCCGGCAATATCCAGATCGAACGGGAGCTGCACGCCCGCATCAAAAGGCGTGAGCAGCAGGTCGTCATCTATTGCGATCTCGACAGGTTCAAGTGGTTCAATGACCAGTACGGCTTCGAAGTAGGGGACCAGATCATCGTCCGTACGGCAAAGCTGTTGCATGAAGCTGTACAGCGCTACGGCAACCCGTCTGACTTTCTCGGCCACATCGGCGGCGATGATTTTATCGTCATCACCACCCCGGAGTGCGCAAATGCGATGACGACGTTCATCATTCATGTGTTTTCATCTTATTTCATCGATATTTATCAAAAACGGAACATCTCAGACGGGGCAGCGTTATCGATGTCCATGGCTGGCGTCATGCTGGTCAACGGCCGTTTTTCCGGCGTGGAAGACCTTGCGCAGCAGGCGGCATGCCTCAAGGGGGTGGCCAAAAATATGCCGGGGACCGTCTTCGTATCGGACAGGATCGAGGAGCAGACGGAGCTGGCGGAAGGAATGGCCCCCGGCATGTAG
- the lysA gene encoding diaminopimelate decarboxylase, whose protein sequence is MYLHGTSRVNEQGHLEIGGCDVTKLAAEFGTPLYVYDEALIRSKCRAFVDAFRASGFSFQVAYASKAFCTMAMCKLVEEEGLSLDVVSGGELYTALQAGFPVERIHFHGNNKSLEEILMALDAKIGCFVVDNFYELSLLAELGRERQEKIAVLLRVTPGVEAHTHEYISTGQQDSKFGFDVISGQALQAIRQAETSEWLELLGVHSHIGSQIFEAEGFLIAIGRLAELLDEARKEVGFVSKVLNVGGGFGIRYVEGDTPMPPEHYVQAITKAVREEFQTRELPLPELWIEPGRSIVGDAGTTLYHIGSQKEIPQIRKYIAVNGGMTDNLRPALYQARYEAAIANRMNDKDTETVSVAGKCCESGDMLIHDIALPEAKPGDILAVSSTGAYGYAMSNNYNRIPRPAVVFVHEGTAELVVKRESFADMVSHDLLPKGSKVMR, encoded by the coding sequence ATGTATTTACACGGAACGAGTCGCGTCAACGAACAGGGACATTTGGAGATTGGTGGCTGTGATGTTACGAAACTGGCGGCGGAATTTGGAACGCCTCTGTACGTCTATGATGAAGCGTTGATCCGCAGCAAGTGCCGCGCTTTTGTCGACGCATTTCGGGCATCGGGCTTTTCGTTTCAGGTTGCTTATGCGAGCAAGGCATTTTGTACGATGGCGATGTGCAAGCTGGTCGAAGAAGAGGGGCTTTCCCTCGATGTGGTCTCCGGGGGGGAATTGTACACAGCCCTGCAAGCAGGCTTCCCCGTTGAGCGGATCCACTTCCACGGCAACAATAAATCGCTGGAAGAAATCTTGATGGCACTGGATGCAAAAATCGGCTGTTTTGTCGTAGACAATTTCTATGAGCTGTCGCTCCTCGCCGAGCTGGGCCGGGAAAGACAGGAAAAGATCGCGGTGCTGCTGCGGGTAACACCCGGGGTGGAGGCACATACGCATGAGTATATTTCCACCGGACAGCAGGACTCCAAGTTTGGCTTTGACGTCATCAGCGGGCAGGCTTTGCAGGCCATTCGCCAGGCAGAGACGAGCGAATGGCTGGAGCTGCTGGGTGTGCACAGTCATATCGGCTCACAAATTTTTGAAGCAGAGGGCTTCCTGATCGCGATCGGTCGTTTGGCCGAGCTGTTGGACGAGGCCAGGAAAGAAGTCGGCTTTGTATCCAAGGTGCTGAATGTAGGGGGCGGCTTCGGTATCCGCTATGTGGAGGGTGATACTCCCATGCCGCCGGAGCATTACGTCCAAGCGATCACAAAGGCCGTGCGCGAGGAATTCCAGACGCGCGAGCTGCCGCTGCCGGAGCTGTGGATCGAGCCGGGCCGCAGCATCGTGGGCGATGCCGGCACCACCCTTTACCATATTGGTTCGCAAAAAGAGATCCCGCAAATTCGCAAGTACATCGCGGTCAATGGCGGGATGACGGACAATTTGCGGCCGGCCCTCTATCAAGCGAGATACGAGGCGGCGATCGCCAACCGCATGAACGACAAGGATACGGAAACCGTCTCGGTCGCGGGCAAATGCTGCGAGTCGGGAGATATGCTCATCCACGACATTGCCCTGCCGGAAGCGAAGCCTGGCGACATCTTGGCCGTCAGCAGCACCGGCGCGTACGGATACGCCATGTCCAACAATTACAACCGCATCCCTCGTCCGGCCGTCGTCTTTGTGCATGAAGGCACAGCGGAGCTGGTCGTCAAACGGGAATCCTTTGCGGACATGGTCAGCCATGACCTGCTGCCCAAGGGCTCCAAAGTGATGCGGTAA